GCTGTCTCTCTGCCAGTGGCCTTTTTCCCGCTCTCATTCCGGCCGCTCTATCCTCTCACCCTCCGCTACGATCGGATTTGATCCACGCCTCCCGACTCCGACGCTCTCGCCTCTCGAGACTTGTTCGCCCTCGGTGTCGACCGGATCATTTTTAATGAGcagccttctcttcctggTATACCTCCTcgtgaggaagatcagcCAAAGGAGTACTCCAGCTACCGCCGCCCATaacgaggaaggggaggaagacgaggtaGATGAGATTGAAGCCGAACAATGCCCATCCGAGACCTTCAGTTCCCTGTGGAATGAGTAGAGTGATCAGTTGTTGTTCTGCAGAAAAGGACGATGGGCGTAACTTACTCGGAGAACACCACAGACATCGCTGTTGTCGACAAGGGTAAGGTTACAGTATTGAGTGTGGTGACGAAGGACAGTCAAAGCGACGATAGAACCTGTATAAACAGAATCACGCCCCGTCACTTCAGTGACTCTCATCATTTTCATTTACTGTCCAGTCAAGTGTGGgatcgcactcaccaaaggTGAACGAGGCAAAGAATCCAGTAGCAGCCATGACGGTACTCGCCGAgttcttcttgcccttgccgCCGGACATGAGGAGGTAGAGGGTATACATggattggaggagggaagagaccAGCAGGGCGATGACGGCAGGAGGTCGAGTATGCGAATAGTGTTGGACCTTGAGAATCATGATGATATCGAGGATGAACTGGGTACGATGGAACGATCAAGTCAGCTGATATCCAAGGCATCGTTGAAAGCTAGACGGACGGCGCATCGGGTGTCACAGAAGGTGAGGTGAAAGAGTGGGATCAGCTCGTTCGACTTACGCATGAGTAGGCGACAACGAGGATaagaccaagaagaaggcctTTGACGGGTCGGAGGCTGCGTCGTGGAGCACGGATCAGTAAATATGAGCAGTCCGATGTGGACAGGGATGGGACACCTACATTGACATGTTGGTCGTCGAGAGTGATTGGATCGAACAGAGAGTGATTGGATGAGATCTCTCGGACAAGTGTTTGTAAGTATCTTATGAATTTTCAGTTgaatgagagagaagagggatagaagaagagaagatcagTGATGAGAAATGTCAGTCAACTTAAAGAGTAAAACCACTCTCAGAGAAGTCCTTTCGTGTGTGTACAGTATATCCAAGGGGAAACGTCGTCCTTCCGACCTTCCCTTCTTTGAATTGTTGCCGAAATATCTAGAAACGAGTACAGGACCGACCCAAAGTCCACCACCTGCGTCATTTTCGCGCTGAGGCCGTCGCTCGTCGCCCTTCGCCCTCGTGATCCGACCATGACTCGATGATGGCATACGTGGTTTTGACGTTGCGTGGTGAACCGTTACCGACTTGGTTAGTAAGTTAAGTGAGATATTCGCCAAAATGGTAGAAAATATATCCCCGATGGCGTGCGCACCAAAGGAACACCTCCTATGCAACCAAAGCGACAATTGATGGATGCTCGATCGCAAGACGTTTGATGcctcgttcttcatcattTATATGACTGTATGAGGGATTAGGTGACCGTTGTGATACCGGGCCACAGtcatcgaagaggaggtctGGTACAGAGCTCAGCGATGGGTTGAGTGGCAAAAGAATCGAAGCCGTGCCTCATCTGTACTGCCGTCGAGAACATTGGAGTGGAATCTGATTATTCCTTTTTCCGTTATCAATAGCGGGTCTGTTCATTCGGACGAGGACGCTATCGGATGCGGATCAGAGCTATACATACTTCGGAGAAGATCGCTTGTCGACGTCCTGTTGTCCCTTACTCTGGCTCGCGAGACAACGTAGACGAGTGGTTCAACGACGTGGTCAGCACATGATGTGGGATTTCCTCCCACCGGTAACTATCTATGTTTATCAGGGATGACTGGTGTCCTGACATGACGTCGAGCGTGTTAGTCGTCCTACGCAATATGAAGATCCCACTCTACACTTCCTGTCTATCTTCCATGCATCGTGAAAGGACAAAATACGCCTCATAGTAGTCTCCGAGGTAGTGTATAGTATTGTGCATGGATGCATCgtgaggacgagaagagcgtGCGCCTCGTTCCGCTACATACGTGTTCCTACCATTCACAACCACGACTGACATACAGAACACGGGGTTCTGGCTACACCACATCACCTCGAGATCATCGTATCGATACACAGACGCCGAGATTTATTTTGGCTCTTCTGAAGTCAAGTGTACTCACCTCTAGGCATTCTGAACTCGTACAAGGAAAAGCAGAACATCCCCCCTGTATGAAAACAAATACGGTCACCGACtcattccacctccacctccactttgtcAACCACCCCGCATCGGTCAGCGATCGGTCATCATGTACCCAGTGATGTGAACCAAGGGAATGGAAACAGTAGTCAtggtcatcatcttgaacTGGTGACTGTCAGCGAGCTCAATACAGAGAGATCCAACGTTATCGACCtgctctcatcctcaatcCTTGGGTTCCTGAACAAGATCAGAATGGCACTCACACTCCAATCGACCATCAAACTTCCCAGTGGAGCGCTCATGCCCCGACTTGGGTTCGGTGTTTATCAAGCCAGCGGGACCGAATGCGAGAATGCAGTCAAAGAAGCTTTCCGTGCGGGGTACAGGCATGGTGAGCGGGTCAGAGGGAAGCCTCAAGTCGTATATGACTGATGATTGACTGGGCTTGCAGTCGACAGTGCTCAGATCTATCGCAATGAAGATAGTAGGTCTTGTTTCTGACCTCGTATGCCGTGTCTCTCCAGCTATGTGGAGCATATCAGCGAAATGCAACCGACTGACGCACTCTGGTGTCCTCCAGTCGTAGGCAAAGCGGTCAAGGACATGTCTCTCCCCCGATCAGAGgtcttcctcaccaccaAATACTATCCGGACGGATCGCACTCCAAAGCTCAAGTCACCGAAACTATTAGAACTTCCCTCAACAAGATTGACATGGTCAGCGAGTCTGACAAGAAGTACATCGACCTGCTATTAACTCATGCGCCGTTCGGTGGACCCAAGGGTCGCAAAACTGCTTGGGCAGCGATGGCTGAAGCCCAGAAGAAAGGCTGGGTCAAGGATATCGGTGTCTCGAATTAGTGAGTCAAAGAAGTCTCCTTATGCTCCTCTTGTAACATGAGGAGTCAGAGGTGACGAACGTACGGGGTTCGTGATTCTAGCGCTGTGAGACATCTCGAAGAACTTCCGGCTCCTAAACCCGCTATCAACCAAATCGAGGTACACCCTTTCTACCAACGACGAGAAATCGTCGAATACTGTGAAAAGAACGGGATCATAGTCCAAGCATATTGTCCTCTAGTTCGAGCGGACCCAATGGCCACGGAGAACCCTGTACTGCTGAATATCGCAAAGAAACATGGCAAGGAAGTGATGCACGTTTTGGTCAGGTGGAGTTTGCAAAAGGGGTAAGTGTGCAATCGACCTCTCGAAGCTGATTGCAAGAATGCTGATTTGCGTGATTCAGTTACATCCCTTTACCGAAATCTGTCACGCCCAAGCGGGTTGTTTCCAACGCACAGGTATACGACTTTGAATTGGACAAAGAGGATATGTCGGCCATCGACGGTCTAGATAGGGGACCTGCAGGACGGGTTACGTGGGATCCCACTACTGCTCCTTAGAAGGTTTCAGAAAGAATGAATGGAAAGCAAGCACAATTGTATGAGTATTACTCTGTGGCACGAGAAAAAAGAGGATAAGCTGGGCCATGTATCATGATGTGCAATCCTCCACATGCTGATCAAGACGGTTCAGTCGAGGTCATGACGACATGGACAGTGGAATGGTCGCGCTTGCTTGGTAATCCCTATCTGGACTGATACTCGGATTTCATTTTCCATCGGACCTGTCGCAAGCGTGATGCGGAGTCGACACGAGCATCTCGGCCTTCATCAGAGCCCGTGTCTTGGCACTTGCAGACATGCATCATCTATGCTGGCAAACGGTTTCTTTGTCCCGTTTGAAACCTTTGCCGACACAAAGAAACCGTTTGCCGAGTCGGTCACTAAGCCGTGAGTGGCGCGACAAGACCGACGGGCAGCAAGTGGCGGACGCGTGCACCACTCGTCTGGACGTCGATGAAACGTTTCATGTTGCACCATTTCAAGCTGTACCGACCGACGGCGCTCATAAGCATCACATTGGTCGGAGATGGACCGTCGGTTGGGCAACATGTATATAAGGCGGAAAGCTCACAACCGGTTCCGACTGACTCTTCGCACAGATCAATCAATCCTCAACCACAGCAATCTAAGTTATatatcctctttcttcacTGTCATACAGTGCATTTCCAGAATGTCAGGATCGCCGTCCCCAACGGTGGTGGTTACCGGTCTGAATGGGTACATAGCCACTCACATTgctgtcctcttcctctcaaaGGGATGGAAAGTGAGAGGTACAGCTCGGTCAGCCGATAAAGTCAACCACCTCAAATCTCAGCCGGTATTCAAAGAATGGGTGGAGAAAGGTAAACTGGAGATTGCGGTCCTGGAGGATTTGACCGACCGTGATGGTTACAAGTCACTGTtggaaggagtggagggTGTGGCTCACGTTGCGGCACCACTGGGCTCGTAAGTCTCATCGATTGCTTCAGTACTTGACATGTAGGGCAGAAAATGGGGCAAGGCTCATCAGGTCGTTCGGACAGGTCCGCAAGCTCTTGGGAAGGATTCAAGACTCCGACAGTCAAAGGTGTCACCACTTTGCTCGAAGTTGCCAAGGACAGTACCAGTGAGTTCGATTTGCGTTGGGCACCTGTCGTCCGACCAGCCAGCGGTCTATAAAGCCACATTCACCTTTGTCTCCAGTGTACAACGACTACACCCTGACCCCGCCACATCTAACCCATCTCCAATCGGGAATGCTCAACTGTGTCAGTCCTGCACATACTAACATGCCGTGACTGCAGCTATCAAGAGCATCGCTGTGATGTCTTCAGCGGCCGCCGCTCTTGACCCCATGAAGCTTGCTGGAGCAAAAGAGACGTTCGCCGAAGACTCTTGGTTTCCATATGACGATGCCTTTTGCGCCAATCTCGATCCCAAGGAGTAAGTCTACATTAGTCATACAGTGTCTTAGCTTTTACCTCTGCTCGCCCATCAAGTCAAATACACGGCGCTGACCTGCGTCTTTCTTTCTGCCTTAACCTTGACTCAGGCCTTTCACCCCTGGGTTGTGGTATTGTGGCGCCAAGAAGTTTGCTGAGCAAGCGGCTTTCGAACTTGTGGAAACTCACAAACCTCGATGGTCACTTGCGACTCTTTGTCCTCCGAGTGAGTCTCTTGATGGTCCCAATCTGTTCCGATCTCGCTTCTCGCAAGGAGTCGAGCTTGTCTGTCTGTCACACTGTTGAGCGGGATGTCCGACTGATCGGATGATGAACCACTTGAACACCAGTGAACTATGGACCTCTCATCCAAGCGGCCAGTCCTCAAGACCTCAATAACGTAGGAGCTGCCGGAGGTTCTGTTCGGgacttcatctccctcatcgaAGGCAAGGACAAAGcgcttcctcctcagaGATCTCCGGCATTTATCGATATCAGGGATGATGCGAGCGCTTTCTACAATGCCATCGCGGGACATAAGTCGGGAAGATACTTTCTCTGTGGTCCTGGTAAGTTGGTCTTCATGTCCCAGTCACAAACGAACACATGCACCTGTCATATACAGTCCTACTAAAATTCTCATCCCCGTGAGATCAGCCAAGAAAGTCAACAGTATTCCGTGTCCGCTCCGCTCAACGAGATGGGACTAGGTGAGGTCACGCTGACAAATCACACATCGGTCACAGACTACAGTTTTCAGCAATTTGTCAACGTCTTCCGCAAACTACGACCGGACCTCGATGCGTATTTCCCTCTGGGTGATCCTACCTTACCAGACCCGAAGCCAGAGGATAGCTTCCACATCTCCAACGTCAAATCAATCCAAGACCTCGGTGTCAAATGTAAGTCCCGACACGGCGCTTCAATTTTGAGATGCGGCAGTCTTCTCGTTGGTATGCTGACAAATCTGTCTCGCTATTAGACCATTCGTTGGAAGAGACATTGAAGGACTCTTTGGATTACTTTGAGCAGATCGGCGTATTCAAGATTCCTCCTGGTTCTTGGAAGGTCTGAGTGGTTCGATCAGTCACTAGATGTGGTGCCACATAGGCAACCTTGTGCTCAAAACGATGGAATGCACGTAGTCAATTTTCATGCAAGGAGAGATGAACCTGTTGGCGAAGACCGATACACCGCAGCACTGgaagatgctgatgatggcgagatgTGCGACTGGAGACTGTATCAAATGGAGTCCTCATTGACAAGCCTTTGCACGCGATGTTGAGCAAGGCGGTAGCACTGTGAGGACATCGATCGAGACCGCCTGTTTCTAAAGTGGGTGTAGTACGATGATCGATCCTCATACGCGCGTAACGCATATCAAGAGTTGTCATCGCCTTTCCATCAAGATACATGGACCGTTTAAAGGAGACCTAAGAACTTGTCGATGTCCGCTTGACCTCGGAAACCCACTGTGTACGAAAATATCAGTACGAGGCATCCTGTTGGAGTCTTCACCGATACCTTTCTACTCACCGAACTTGTTTTTGACGGCTCCATTCTTGAACGCAACGACGGTCGGCAGCGCTGTGACCTGAGCAAAGTAACCCGATGTGAGCGTTTCGTTTCCCATGCATCTGTCGATTCGTGAGAGGGCGTCGAGAAACATCACATACCTTGAACTTGGCGGCCAACTCCGGATGTTCGTCCACATCAACTGTCATGAGATCGTAGCCTGACTCGGGGCCTGTCACACCTTTGAGCAGAGGTGTGAGGACTCGACAAGGTTGACACCAGCTATCAGATAGGTACCGGATCATCAATGCTCAATCGCATGGGGAGGGGAATGTGCCGGTCACCAGAAGTGTGTGATACTCACGCAGCGTAGAAATCGACTAGAACAGGCTTGGTGCTCGATCCGTCTAATGCTCGCTTGTTGAATGTCTGGTGGGCAGAACACGCAGTGACACGATCAGCAGCACGTCGAAGTCGATCAGTCTCATACCATATTTCTTCTCGCTGTTGCGCTCTATGCGGGGAGCAGGGGGACCTTCAGACTCACGTCCTCACTCGCATCGAGAAAATGGTCTCGAGCGATTCTGGTCGAGTGGAACGTCCTCATAGCGGCAGGTCGGAGAGAAGTGGTCGCATGTCGAGCCGAACGGAGCAGTGGTGGAAGCATCTTGGTCTATCACTTTCTCTCGAGCAGCTTTGGAAAGTGATCGAAGCTCTGTGACTACTACAGCTTGATTGACAATACTGCATGGCCTTTCAGCTGCTCAGCGAACATCCGTCgtcaacctccactttggATCACCAAAAATCTTTCAAAATCACAACAATATTTTCTGTTTCTCTTGTTACACTTTGCGTTGCATCTATTCATCTCGTTGCTCTTCAGCTCGCACTCGATCAAAGCACGGCGGACACAGGTTCCAGAGGAATAGAGAAAGCAGGATGCCGAAAGCCAGTGGGTTACGGTCGGATTGAGGTAATTCCGCTCCGTAC
This genomic interval from Kwoniella newhampshirensis strain CBS 13917 chromosome 4, whole genome shotgun sequence contains the following:
- a CDS encoding thioredoxin → MLPPLLRSARHATTSLRPAAMRTFHSTRIARDHFLDASEDTFNKRALDGSSTKPVLVDFYAAWCQPCRVLTPLLKGVTGPESGYDLMTVDVDEHPELAAKFKVTALPTVVAFKNGAVKNKFVGFRGQADIDKFLGLL